In the Candidatus Latescibacterota bacterium genome, one interval contains:
- a CDS encoding site-specific DNA-methyltransferase, producing MHGMKWPKDYINQVICGDCLEVMKSMPDECVNMVWTDPPYNAGKDYGTYKDKLSDNEYLKMCEMWAREMKRVSGNRMAIFVPQKYKLDWWLLLGSDYREIILTWSPEGSLRGGFCNQFSTLLTNMRPLKYTKNVWHNCQMPGLGYFFRENNYNHPGYTSEDITARVIMAFSELGQKILDPFGGAGTTAAVCKVLGRNSVSVEVDAGWCEMARKRIAQAAEQQDLFRNPVQERQAEQHKLGLA from the coding sequence ATGCACGGAATGAAATGGCCAAAGGATTATATCAATCAGGTTATCTGTGGCGATTGTCTTGAGGTTATGAAAAGTATGCCGGATGAGTGTGTGAACATGGTGTGGACTGACCCGCCGTATAACGCTGGCAAGGATTACGGCACATATAAAGACAAGTTATCTGACAATGAATATCTAAAAATGTGCGAGATGTGGGCGCGAGAGATGAAGCGAGTCTCTGGAAACAGGATGGCCATATTTGTGCCGCAGAAATACAAGCTGGATTGGTGGTTGCTGCTGGGGTCGGATTACCGTGAAATTATACTTACGTGGTCTCCAGAGGGCAGTTTGCGCGGAGGGTTTTGCAACCAGTTTTCCACGCTTCTTACAAACATGCGGCCCCTGAAATACACGAAAAACGTATGGCACAATTGCCAAATGCCGGGATTGGGATATTTTTTCCGCGAAAACAATTACAATCACCCCGGTTATACGTCGGAAGATATTACCGCCCGTGTCATAATGGCGTTTTCAGAATTGGGGCAAAAAATCTTAGACCCCTTCGGAGGCGCGGGTACCACTGCGGCGGTGTGTAAAGTGCTGGGGCGCAATTCTGTTAGCGTTGAAGTGGACGCGGGGTGGTGTGAAATGGCTCGTAAGCGGATAGCACAAGCCGCCGAGCAACAAGACTTGTTTCGTAATCCCGTACAAGAGAGACAAGCCGAACAGCACAAGTTGGGGTTGGCGTGA